One part of the Dermacentor andersoni chromosome 2, qqDerAnde1_hic_scaffold, whole genome shotgun sequence genome encodes these proteins:
- the LOC140215942 gene encoding TNF receptor-associated factor 2-like yields the protein MYAASGSSSSSSKRFVTGFPYIANWTLVEFRRPPPTDRVCSLCGVLAGETLCAPCKHVFCRRCFQGLANGEPVVCCPVDGTDFGSQQVRLDRTAPDVFRQYPVGCKNKGCLHVPTLATYEKHIALCEHQLVLCELCSRRLQVSQVLSHVRTECRKASSSKAAAALDAVGAVGGDARVDTPHADRCEVVSQELKSLRMTIHEELRSFRTALQEAKASLADEQRQWRKNSADDESAAQHLLLESVGDTLNRELGAVEEDSPPSSCFVWKVTDFARMRQDALEGRTTSFSSDAFYCGGAGYRVYLQGSLGNSTESSRPCLGLYFVLTAGSFDTSLSWPYAQKTSFVLISNSAEGIYNIQGDIRPESEGEEWGHCFRKPRPGEDNEGFGFSQFITLDDLANPDYGYIKDNSFVVHFLTQLRV from the coding sequence ATGTACGCcgccagcggcagcagcagcagcagcagcaagcgctTCGTCACGGGCTTCCCGTACATCGCCAACTGGACGCTGGTCGAGTTCCGGCGCCCGCCGCCGACGGACCGCGTCTGCTCGTTGTGCGGCGTGCTGGCAGGCGAGACCCTGTGTGCGCCGTGCAAGCACGTGTTCTGCCGCCGCTGCTTCCAGGGCTTGGCGAACGGCGAGCCCGTGGTGTGCTGCCCCGTGGACGGCACCGACTTCGGCAGCCAGCAGGTGCGCCTGGACCGCACGGCGCCCGACGTGTTCCGTCAGTACCCGGTGGGCTGCAAGAACAAGGGCTGTCTGCACGTCCCCACGCTGGCCACCTACGAGAAGCACATAGCGCTCTGCGAGCACCAGCTGGTGCTGTGCGAGCTCTGCTCCCGGCGCCTGCAGGTGTCCCAGGTGCTGTCGCACGTGCGCACCGAGTGCCGCAAGGCGTCCTCCTCCAAGGCGGCCGCAGCGCTGGACGCGGTGGGCGCCGTCGGTGGAGACGCGCGCGTCGACACCCCGCACGCCGACCGGTGCGAGGTGGTGAGCCAGGAGCTCAAGTCCCTGCGCATGACCATCCACGAGGAACTGCGCTCGTTCCGCACCGCGCTGCAGGAGGCCAAGGCCTCCCTGGCCGACGAGCAGCGCCAGTGGAGGAAGAACTCCGCCGACGACGAGTCCGCGGCGCAGCACCTCCTGCTGGAGTCCGTGGGCGACACGCTGAACCGCGAGCTGGGCGCCGTGGAAGAGGACAGCCCGCCATCGTCCTGCTTCGTCTGGAAGGTCACCGACTTCGCGCGCATGAGACAGGACGCCCTGGAAGGGCGCACGACGTCGTTCAGCAGCGACGCCTTCTACTGCGGAGGAGCGGGCTACCGCGTCTACCTGCAGGGCAGCCTGGGCAACTCTACGGAGAGCAGCAGGCCGTGCCTCGGTTTGTACTTCGTGCTGACCGCGGGCTCGTTCGACACGTCGCTAAGCTGGCCGTACGCGCAGAAGACCTCGTTCGTCCTCATCTCGAACTCCGCCGAAGGCATATACAACATCCAGGGCGACATCCGCCCGGAGTCCGAGGGCGAGGAGTGGGGACACTGCTTCCGCAAGCCCCGGCCGGGCGAGGACAACGAAGGGTTCGGCTTCTCGCAGTTCATCACGCTGGACGACCTGGCCAACCCGGACTACGGGTACATCAAGGACAACTCTTTCGTTGTCCACTTCCTGACGCAGCTCAGGGTCTAA
- the Sema1a gene encoding semaphorin-1A isoform X2, whose protein sequence is MGRLPTRGGTSSPPPRWPTLSWLLRLRVAGALAAALVLALAEPAHAAWQDALVAKKTVAQLPPELVGKFRGNQTHSDHFRLLEQDGHNLLVGARNVVYNISLASLELQKKLEWFSESKDIDMCKLKGKTEEACQNYIRVLARKSETVIFVCGTNSYKPRCRDYVISPDGEYSVKEQVPGEGLCPFDPKNNSTAIFADGDLYVATVGQLSGADPLIYRKPLRTEPVDLKHLNAPNFVSSIHYEDYVYFFFRESAVEYINCGKTVYSRVARVCTRDKGGPHKFQQRWTSFLKARLNCSIGGDIPFYFNEIQSTSPIVDGIYNGKEAKLIYSVFTTPHNSISGSAVCAFRVEDIQRVFEGSFKGQDDINSNWLPIVNSKVPEPRPGQCVNDSRTLPDVTLNFITEHPLMDQAVPSHFGRPILVHTGFQYRFTYIAVDPQVETVSGKKYDVLFIGTDTGRVLKAVNVPRQQQSAGGRPVLVEDVGVFQGAPVTNLLVHRPQGRLVVVTHSEIQAVPLFGCQRYAATCADCVALQDPYCAWDSDRGTCVNPSLRVRKKDSYVQNIEEGWDHRCGQGVLQGASGVTASPPVSVCPPCDCTCPPPPTLPPTSSSTAEVDDPDMAAEEFNDLTRPHLFGRPPSSNGPLRSPHQYQGSGMDDAAHPNSASRPLGDGHEGAVAGSSLHGDQRTGGSSQFYTAETLAIAVTTSIVSSLVVGFISGYIFSRRCRSDDEAEETCPPDDYSRYLDRGGDPHAEGFLSSTHNHAKPINLVLNVPPKNGKNANSSADNKPLQKVKKIYL, encoded by the exons CTCCAGAGCTGGTTGGGAAGTTCCGTGGCAACCAGACACACAGCGACCACTTCCGTCTCCTAGAGCAGGATGGCCACAACCTTCTTGTGGGGGCTCG GAATGTTGTCTACAACATCAGCCTTGCATCGCTGGAGTTGCAAAAG AAGCTGGAGTGGTTCTCCGAAAGTAAGGACATCGACATGTGCAAGCTAAAAGGGAAGACTGAG GAGGCATGCCAGAACTACATTAGAGTGCTGGCAAGAAAATCTGAAACAGTCATTTTTGTCTGTGGCACAAATTCCTACAAACCACGCTGCAGGGACTATGTGATATCTCCG GATGGGGAGTACTCAGTGAAGGAACAGGTGCCAGGAGAGGGCCTCTGCCCCTTTGATCCCAAAAACAACAGCACAGCCATTTTTGCTG ATGGTGACCTGTATGTGGCCACAGTTGGCCAGCTTTCGGGGGCAGACCCACTCATCTACAGAAAGCCGCTCAGGACAGAACCCGTTGACCTAAAGCACCTGAATG CCCCCAACTTTGTGAGCTCCATCCACTATGAAGATTATGTATATTTCTTCTTCCGTGAGTCAGCCGTGGAATATATCAACTGTGGCAAG ACGGTTTACTCCCGTGTAGCGAGGGTGTGCACTCGGGACAAGGGTGGGCCTCATAAATTCCAGCAGCGCTGGACCTCCTTCCTTAAGGCCCGACTTAACTGCTCCATTGGCGGAGACATTCCTTTCTACTTCAACGAAATAC AATCAACCAGCCCAATTGTGGATGGCATCTACAACGGCAAAGAGGCCAAGCTCATCTACAGTGTATTCACCACGCCACA CAACAGCATCAGCGGATCGGCGGTGTGTGCATTCCGCGTCGAGGACATTCAGCGGGTCTTTGAGGGCAGTTTCAAGGGGCAGGATGACATCAACTCAAACTGGTTGCCCATTGTCAACTCAAAGGTTCCAGAGCCCCGGCCGGGTCAA TGTGTCAATGACTCCAGGACACTACCAGACGTGACGCTCAACTTTATCACGGAGCATCCGCTAATGGACCAGGCAGTTCCGTCACACTTTGGTCGGCCTATATTGGTGCACACAGGCTTCCA GTACCGGTTCACTTACATTGCTGTGGACCCCCAAGTGGAAACTGTGAGCGGCAAGAAGTATGACGTTCTCTTCATTGGAACAG ACACTGGCCGCGTGCTGAAGGCAGTGAACGTGCCACGGCAGCAGCAGTCGGCAGGAGGCCGCCCCGTGCTAGTGGAGGATGTCGGAGTGTTTCAAGGTGCACCTGTCACTAACCTGCTGGTGCACCGGCCACAAGGGCGCCTGGTCGTCGTCACCCACTCAGAGATACAGGCTGTGCCTCTCTTTGGCTGCCAGCGCTATGCTGCCACTTGCGC GGATTGCGTGGCCCTCCAGGACCCGTACTGTGCATGGGACAGTGATCGTGGCACTTGTGTCAACCCAAGCTTAAG GGTGAGGAAGAAAGACAGCTACGTCCAGAACATCGAAGAAGGATGGGACCACCGATGCGGCCAAG GGGTGTTGCAGGGGGCGTCAGGTGTGACAGCATCTCCTCCGGTGAGCGTGTGCCCCCCGTGCGACTGCACTTGCCCTCCTCCCCCAACCCTTCCTCCCACGTCGTCATCCACTGCCGAGGTCGACGACCCTGACATGGCCGCCGAAGAATTCAATGACCTCACACGACCCCATTTATTTG GGAGGCCCCCATCATCGAATGGTCCCCTGCGGTCCCCGCACCAGTACCAGGGGTCTGGAATGGACGACGCTGCTCACCCAAATTCGGCGTCCCGTCCCTTGGGAGACGGTCATGAAG GTGCTGTGGCTGGCTCCTCCTTGCATGGCGACCAAAGGACAGGCGGTTCCTCCCAGTTCTACACGGCCGAGACTCTGGCCATTGCTGTGACTACCAGCATTGTGTCCTCCCTGGTGGTGGGCTTCATCAGTGGTTACATCTTCAGTCGACGCTGCCGCAGTGACGATGAAGCAGAGGAGACATGCCCGCCCGACGACTATTCGCGTTACCTCGACCGGGGTGGCGACCCCCACGCAGAAGGTTTCCTCTCATCGACACACAACCATGCCAAGCCCATTAACCTTGTCCTCAATGTGCCGCCCAAGAATGGCAAGAATGCCAACAGCTCGGCGGACAACAAGCCTCTGCAGAAAGTGAAAAAGATTTACTTATAG
- the Sema1a gene encoding semaphorin-1A isoform X1, with product MGRLPTRGGTSSPPPRWPTLSWLLRLRVAGALAAALVLALAEPAHAAWQDALVAKKTVAQLPPELVGKFRGNQTHSDHFRLLEQDGHNLLVGARNVVYNISLASLELQKKLEWFSESKDIDMCKLKGKTEEACQNYIRVLARKSETVIFVCGTNSYKPRCRDYVISPDGEYSVKEQVPGEGLCPFDPKNNSTAIFAGPLSRRTDGDLYVATVGQLSGADPLIYRKPLRTEPVDLKHLNAPNFVSSIHYEDYVYFFFRESAVEYINCGKTVYSRVARVCTRDKGGPHKFQQRWTSFLKARLNCSIGGDIPFYFNEIQSTSPIVDGIYNGKEAKLIYSVFTTPHNSISGSAVCAFRVEDIQRVFEGSFKGQDDINSNWLPIVNSKVPEPRPGQCVNDSRTLPDVTLNFITEHPLMDQAVPSHFGRPILVHTGFQYRFTYIAVDPQVETVSGKKYDVLFIGTDTGRVLKAVNVPRQQQSAGGRPVLVEDVGVFQGAPVTNLLVHRPQGRLVVVTHSEIQAVPLFGCQRYAATCADCVALQDPYCAWDSDRGTCVNPSLRVRKKDSYVQNIEEGWDHRCGQGVLQGASGVTASPPVSVCPPCDCTCPPPPTLPPTSSSTAEVDDPDMAAEEFNDLTRPHLFGRPPSSNGPLRSPHQYQGSGMDDAAHPNSASRPLGDGHEGAVAGSSLHGDQRTGGSSQFYTAETLAIAVTTSIVSSLVVGFISGYIFSRRCRSDDEAEETCPPDDYSRYLDRGGDPHAEGFLSSTHNHAKPINLVLNVPPKNGKNANSSADNKPLQKVKKIYL from the exons CTCCAGAGCTGGTTGGGAAGTTCCGTGGCAACCAGACACACAGCGACCACTTCCGTCTCCTAGAGCAGGATGGCCACAACCTTCTTGTGGGGGCTCG GAATGTTGTCTACAACATCAGCCTTGCATCGCTGGAGTTGCAAAAG AAGCTGGAGTGGTTCTCCGAAAGTAAGGACATCGACATGTGCAAGCTAAAAGGGAAGACTGAG GAGGCATGCCAGAACTACATTAGAGTGCTGGCAAGAAAATCTGAAACAGTCATTTTTGTCTGTGGCACAAATTCCTACAAACCACGCTGCAGGGACTATGTGATATCTCCG GATGGGGAGTACTCAGTGAAGGAACAGGTGCCAGGAGAGGGCCTCTGCCCCTTTGATCCCAAAAACAACAGCACAGCCATTTTTGCTG GTCCCTTATCAAGGAGGACAG ATGGTGACCTGTATGTGGCCACAGTTGGCCAGCTTTCGGGGGCAGACCCACTCATCTACAGAAAGCCGCTCAGGACAGAACCCGTTGACCTAAAGCACCTGAATG CCCCCAACTTTGTGAGCTCCATCCACTATGAAGATTATGTATATTTCTTCTTCCGTGAGTCAGCCGTGGAATATATCAACTGTGGCAAG ACGGTTTACTCCCGTGTAGCGAGGGTGTGCACTCGGGACAAGGGTGGGCCTCATAAATTCCAGCAGCGCTGGACCTCCTTCCTTAAGGCCCGACTTAACTGCTCCATTGGCGGAGACATTCCTTTCTACTTCAACGAAATAC AATCAACCAGCCCAATTGTGGATGGCATCTACAACGGCAAAGAGGCCAAGCTCATCTACAGTGTATTCACCACGCCACA CAACAGCATCAGCGGATCGGCGGTGTGTGCATTCCGCGTCGAGGACATTCAGCGGGTCTTTGAGGGCAGTTTCAAGGGGCAGGATGACATCAACTCAAACTGGTTGCCCATTGTCAACTCAAAGGTTCCAGAGCCCCGGCCGGGTCAA TGTGTCAATGACTCCAGGACACTACCAGACGTGACGCTCAACTTTATCACGGAGCATCCGCTAATGGACCAGGCAGTTCCGTCACACTTTGGTCGGCCTATATTGGTGCACACAGGCTTCCA GTACCGGTTCACTTACATTGCTGTGGACCCCCAAGTGGAAACTGTGAGCGGCAAGAAGTATGACGTTCTCTTCATTGGAACAG ACACTGGCCGCGTGCTGAAGGCAGTGAACGTGCCACGGCAGCAGCAGTCGGCAGGAGGCCGCCCCGTGCTAGTGGAGGATGTCGGAGTGTTTCAAGGTGCACCTGTCACTAACCTGCTGGTGCACCGGCCACAAGGGCGCCTGGTCGTCGTCACCCACTCAGAGATACAGGCTGTGCCTCTCTTTGGCTGCCAGCGCTATGCTGCCACTTGCGC GGATTGCGTGGCCCTCCAGGACCCGTACTGTGCATGGGACAGTGATCGTGGCACTTGTGTCAACCCAAGCTTAAG GGTGAGGAAGAAAGACAGCTACGTCCAGAACATCGAAGAAGGATGGGACCACCGATGCGGCCAAG GGGTGTTGCAGGGGGCGTCAGGTGTGACAGCATCTCCTCCGGTGAGCGTGTGCCCCCCGTGCGACTGCACTTGCCCTCCTCCCCCAACCCTTCCTCCCACGTCGTCATCCACTGCCGAGGTCGACGACCCTGACATGGCCGCCGAAGAATTCAATGACCTCACACGACCCCATTTATTTG GGAGGCCCCCATCATCGAATGGTCCCCTGCGGTCCCCGCACCAGTACCAGGGGTCTGGAATGGACGACGCTGCTCACCCAAATTCGGCGTCCCGTCCCTTGGGAGACGGTCATGAAG GTGCTGTGGCTGGCTCCTCCTTGCATGGCGACCAAAGGACAGGCGGTTCCTCCCAGTTCTACACGGCCGAGACTCTGGCCATTGCTGTGACTACCAGCATTGTGTCCTCCCTGGTGGTGGGCTTCATCAGTGGTTACATCTTCAGTCGACGCTGCCGCAGTGACGATGAAGCAGAGGAGACATGCCCGCCCGACGACTATTCGCGTTACCTCGACCGGGGTGGCGACCCCCACGCAGAAGGTTTCCTCTCATCGACACACAACCATGCCAAGCCCATTAACCTTGTCCTCAATGTGCCGCCCAAGAATGGCAAGAATGCCAACAGCTCGGCGGACAACAAGCCTCTGCAGAAAGTGAAAAAGATTTACTTATAG
- the Sema1a gene encoding semaphorin-1A isoform X3, whose product MGRLPTRGGTSSPPPRWPTLSWLLRLRVAGALAAALVLALAEPAHAAWQDALVAKKTVAQLPPELVGKFRGNQTHSDHFRLLEQDGHNLLVGARNVVYNISLASLELQKKLEWFSESKDIDMCKLKGKTEEACQNYIRVLARKSETVIFVCGTNSYKPRCRDYVISPDGEYSVKEQVPGEGLCPFDPKNNSTAIFAGPLSRRTDGDLYVATVGQLSGADPLIYRKPLRTEPVDLKHLNAPNFVSSIHYEDYVYFFFRESAVEYINCGKTVYSRVARVCTRDKGGPHKFQQRWTSFLKARLNCSIGGDIPFYFNEIQSTSPIVDGIYNGKEAKLIYSVFTTPHNSISGSAVCAFRVEDIQRVFEGSFKGQDDINSNWLPIVNSKVPEPRPGQCVNDSRTLPDVTLNFITEHPLMDQAVPSHFGRPILVHTGFQYRFTYIAVDPQVETVSGKKYDVLFIGTDTGRVLKAVNVPRQQQSAGGRPVLVEDVGVFQGAPVTNLLVHRPQGRLVVVTHSEIQAVPLFGCQRYAATCADCVALQDPYCAWDSDRGTCVNPSLRVRKKDSYVQNIEEGWDHRCGQGRPPSSNGPLRSPHQYQGSGMDDAAHPNSASRPLGDGHEGAVAGSSLHGDQRTGGSSQFYTAETLAIAVTTSIVSSLVVGFISGYIFSRRCRSDDEAEETCPPDDYSRYLDRGGDPHAEGFLSSTHNHAKPINLVLNVPPKNGKNANSSADNKPLQKVKKIYL is encoded by the exons CTCCAGAGCTGGTTGGGAAGTTCCGTGGCAACCAGACACACAGCGACCACTTCCGTCTCCTAGAGCAGGATGGCCACAACCTTCTTGTGGGGGCTCG GAATGTTGTCTACAACATCAGCCTTGCATCGCTGGAGTTGCAAAAG AAGCTGGAGTGGTTCTCCGAAAGTAAGGACATCGACATGTGCAAGCTAAAAGGGAAGACTGAG GAGGCATGCCAGAACTACATTAGAGTGCTGGCAAGAAAATCTGAAACAGTCATTTTTGTCTGTGGCACAAATTCCTACAAACCACGCTGCAGGGACTATGTGATATCTCCG GATGGGGAGTACTCAGTGAAGGAACAGGTGCCAGGAGAGGGCCTCTGCCCCTTTGATCCCAAAAACAACAGCACAGCCATTTTTGCTG GTCCCTTATCAAGGAGGACAG ATGGTGACCTGTATGTGGCCACAGTTGGCCAGCTTTCGGGGGCAGACCCACTCATCTACAGAAAGCCGCTCAGGACAGAACCCGTTGACCTAAAGCACCTGAATG CCCCCAACTTTGTGAGCTCCATCCACTATGAAGATTATGTATATTTCTTCTTCCGTGAGTCAGCCGTGGAATATATCAACTGTGGCAAG ACGGTTTACTCCCGTGTAGCGAGGGTGTGCACTCGGGACAAGGGTGGGCCTCATAAATTCCAGCAGCGCTGGACCTCCTTCCTTAAGGCCCGACTTAACTGCTCCATTGGCGGAGACATTCCTTTCTACTTCAACGAAATAC AATCAACCAGCCCAATTGTGGATGGCATCTACAACGGCAAAGAGGCCAAGCTCATCTACAGTGTATTCACCACGCCACA CAACAGCATCAGCGGATCGGCGGTGTGTGCATTCCGCGTCGAGGACATTCAGCGGGTCTTTGAGGGCAGTTTCAAGGGGCAGGATGACATCAACTCAAACTGGTTGCCCATTGTCAACTCAAAGGTTCCAGAGCCCCGGCCGGGTCAA TGTGTCAATGACTCCAGGACACTACCAGACGTGACGCTCAACTTTATCACGGAGCATCCGCTAATGGACCAGGCAGTTCCGTCACACTTTGGTCGGCCTATATTGGTGCACACAGGCTTCCA GTACCGGTTCACTTACATTGCTGTGGACCCCCAAGTGGAAACTGTGAGCGGCAAGAAGTATGACGTTCTCTTCATTGGAACAG ACACTGGCCGCGTGCTGAAGGCAGTGAACGTGCCACGGCAGCAGCAGTCGGCAGGAGGCCGCCCCGTGCTAGTGGAGGATGTCGGAGTGTTTCAAGGTGCACCTGTCACTAACCTGCTGGTGCACCGGCCACAAGGGCGCCTGGTCGTCGTCACCCACTCAGAGATACAGGCTGTGCCTCTCTTTGGCTGCCAGCGCTATGCTGCCACTTGCGC GGATTGCGTGGCCCTCCAGGACCCGTACTGTGCATGGGACAGTGATCGTGGCACTTGTGTCAACCCAAGCTTAAG GGTGAGGAAGAAAGACAGCTACGTCCAGAACATCGAAGAAGGATGGGACCACCGATGCGGCCAAG GGAGGCCCCCATCATCGAATGGTCCCCTGCGGTCCCCGCACCAGTACCAGGGGTCTGGAATGGACGACGCTGCTCACCCAAATTCGGCGTCCCGTCCCTTGGGAGACGGTCATGAAG GTGCTGTGGCTGGCTCCTCCTTGCATGGCGACCAAAGGACAGGCGGTTCCTCCCAGTTCTACACGGCCGAGACTCTGGCCATTGCTGTGACTACCAGCATTGTGTCCTCCCTGGTGGTGGGCTTCATCAGTGGTTACATCTTCAGTCGACGCTGCCGCAGTGACGATGAAGCAGAGGAGACATGCCCGCCCGACGACTATTCGCGTTACCTCGACCGGGGTGGCGACCCCCACGCAGAAGGTTTCCTCTCATCGACACACAACCATGCCAAGCCCATTAACCTTGTCCTCAATGTGCCGCCCAAGAATGGCAAGAATGCCAACAGCTCGGCGGACAACAAGCCTCTGCAGAAAGTGAAAAAGATTTACTTATAG
- the Sema1a gene encoding semaphorin-1A isoform X4: MGRLPTRGGTSSPPPRWPTLSWLLRLRVAGALAAALVLALAEPAHAAWQDALVAKKTVAQLPPELVGKFRGNQTHSDHFRLLEQDGHNLLVGARNVVYNISLASLELQKKLEWFSESKDIDMCKLKGKTEEACQNYIRVLARKSETVIFVCGTNSYKPRCRDYVISPDGEYSVKEQVPGEGLCPFDPKNNSTAIFAGPLSRRTDGDLYVATVGQLSGADPLIYRKPLRTEPVDLKHLNAPNFVSSIHYEDYVYFFFRESAVEYINCGKTVYSRVARVCTRDKGGPHKFQQRWTSFLKARLNCSIGGDIPFYFNEIQSTSPIVDGIYNGKEAKLIYSVFTTPHNSISGSAVCAFRVEDIQRVFEGSFKGQDDINSNWLPIVNSKVPEPRPGQCVNDSRTLPDVTLNFITEHPLMDQAVPSHFGRPILVHTGFQYRFTYIAVDPQVETVSGKKYDVLFIGTDTGRVLKAVNVPRQQQSAGGRPVLVEDVGVFQGAPVTNLLVHRPQGRLVVVTHSEIQAVPLFGCQRYAATCADCVALQDPYCAWDSDRGTCVNPSLRVRKKDSYVQNIEEGWDHRCGQGAVAGSSLHGDQRTGGSSQFYTAETLAIAVTTSIVSSLVVGFISGYIFSRRCRSDDEAEETCPPDDYSRYLDRGGDPHAEGFLSSTHNHAKPINLVLNVPPKNGKNANSSADNKPLQKVKKIYL; this comes from the exons CTCCAGAGCTGGTTGGGAAGTTCCGTGGCAACCAGACACACAGCGACCACTTCCGTCTCCTAGAGCAGGATGGCCACAACCTTCTTGTGGGGGCTCG GAATGTTGTCTACAACATCAGCCTTGCATCGCTGGAGTTGCAAAAG AAGCTGGAGTGGTTCTCCGAAAGTAAGGACATCGACATGTGCAAGCTAAAAGGGAAGACTGAG GAGGCATGCCAGAACTACATTAGAGTGCTGGCAAGAAAATCTGAAACAGTCATTTTTGTCTGTGGCACAAATTCCTACAAACCACGCTGCAGGGACTATGTGATATCTCCG GATGGGGAGTACTCAGTGAAGGAACAGGTGCCAGGAGAGGGCCTCTGCCCCTTTGATCCCAAAAACAACAGCACAGCCATTTTTGCTG GTCCCTTATCAAGGAGGACAG ATGGTGACCTGTATGTGGCCACAGTTGGCCAGCTTTCGGGGGCAGACCCACTCATCTACAGAAAGCCGCTCAGGACAGAACCCGTTGACCTAAAGCACCTGAATG CCCCCAACTTTGTGAGCTCCATCCACTATGAAGATTATGTATATTTCTTCTTCCGTGAGTCAGCCGTGGAATATATCAACTGTGGCAAG ACGGTTTACTCCCGTGTAGCGAGGGTGTGCACTCGGGACAAGGGTGGGCCTCATAAATTCCAGCAGCGCTGGACCTCCTTCCTTAAGGCCCGACTTAACTGCTCCATTGGCGGAGACATTCCTTTCTACTTCAACGAAATAC AATCAACCAGCCCAATTGTGGATGGCATCTACAACGGCAAAGAGGCCAAGCTCATCTACAGTGTATTCACCACGCCACA CAACAGCATCAGCGGATCGGCGGTGTGTGCATTCCGCGTCGAGGACATTCAGCGGGTCTTTGAGGGCAGTTTCAAGGGGCAGGATGACATCAACTCAAACTGGTTGCCCATTGTCAACTCAAAGGTTCCAGAGCCCCGGCCGGGTCAA TGTGTCAATGACTCCAGGACACTACCAGACGTGACGCTCAACTTTATCACGGAGCATCCGCTAATGGACCAGGCAGTTCCGTCACACTTTGGTCGGCCTATATTGGTGCACACAGGCTTCCA GTACCGGTTCACTTACATTGCTGTGGACCCCCAAGTGGAAACTGTGAGCGGCAAGAAGTATGACGTTCTCTTCATTGGAACAG ACACTGGCCGCGTGCTGAAGGCAGTGAACGTGCCACGGCAGCAGCAGTCGGCAGGAGGCCGCCCCGTGCTAGTGGAGGATGTCGGAGTGTTTCAAGGTGCACCTGTCACTAACCTGCTGGTGCACCGGCCACAAGGGCGCCTGGTCGTCGTCACCCACTCAGAGATACAGGCTGTGCCTCTCTTTGGCTGCCAGCGCTATGCTGCCACTTGCGC GGATTGCGTGGCCCTCCAGGACCCGTACTGTGCATGGGACAGTGATCGTGGCACTTGTGTCAACCCAAGCTTAAG GGTGAGGAAGAAAGACAGCTACGTCCAGAACATCGAAGAAGGATGGGACCACCGATGCGGCCAAG GTGCTGTGGCTGGCTCCTCCTTGCATGGCGACCAAAGGACAGGCGGTTCCTCCCAGTTCTACACGGCCGAGACTCTGGCCATTGCTGTGACTACCAGCATTGTGTCCTCCCTGGTGGTGGGCTTCATCAGTGGTTACATCTTCAGTCGACGCTGCCGCAGTGACGATGAAGCAGAGGAGACATGCCCGCCCGACGACTATTCGCGTTACCTCGACCGGGGTGGCGACCCCCACGCAGAAGGTTTCCTCTCATCGACACACAACCATGCCAAGCCCATTAACCTTGTCCTCAATGTGCCGCCCAAGAATGGCAAGAATGCCAACAGCTCGGCGGACAACAAGCCTCTGCAGAAAGTGAAAAAGATTTACTTATAG